The proteins below come from a single Mesobacillus jeotgali genomic window:
- the gcvT gene encoding glycine cleavage system aminomethyltransferase GcvT — protein sequence MTELKRTPLFEVYKEYGGKTVDFGGWELPVQFSSIKEEHEAVRTKAGLFDVSHMGEIEVKGPDSLDYLQKMMTNDVSKLKNGGAQYTAMCYETGGTVDDLLIYKLEDEHYLLVVNASNIEKDFDWMQDHLEGNVKIENLSEGMAQLALQGPLAEGVLQKLAKNHDLSTIGFFKFSEEVDLNGKKALVSRTGYTGEDGFEVYCDAGDAVSLWKEILEAGKDEGVIPCGLGARDTLRFEANLALYGQELSSEISPLEAGIGFAVKLNKEADFIGKEALKQQKEDGLPRKLVGIEMIDRGIPRHGYPVYKGDTQIGEVTTGTQSPTLKKNIGLALIDAKETELGNEVEVEIRGKRLKAAVSATPFYKRDKK from the coding sequence ATGACTGAATTAAAACGGACACCGCTATTTGAAGTGTACAAGGAATACGGTGGAAAAACGGTTGATTTTGGAGGCTGGGAACTGCCTGTCCAGTTTTCGAGCATCAAGGAAGAGCATGAAGCAGTTAGGACAAAAGCTGGTCTATTCGATGTTTCTCACATGGGAGAAATAGAGGTTAAAGGCCCCGATAGTCTGGACTATCTACAAAAGATGATGACGAATGATGTTTCAAAACTCAAAAACGGCGGAGCCCAATATACAGCCATGTGTTATGAGACCGGTGGCACTGTTGATGATTTGTTGATTTATAAACTTGAGGATGAGCATTACCTGCTTGTTGTGAATGCCTCCAATATCGAAAAAGATTTTGATTGGATGCAGGATCATCTTGAGGGCAATGTGAAAATCGAAAATCTGTCAGAAGGCATGGCGCAGCTTGCATTACAGGGCCCGCTTGCGGAGGGAGTCCTACAAAAGCTGGCAAAGAATCATGACCTGAGCACAATCGGATTTTTCAAGTTCAGTGAAGAAGTCGACCTGAACGGCAAGAAAGCGCTTGTATCACGAACAGGATATACAGGAGAAGATGGATTTGAAGTCTATTGCGATGCCGGGGATGCTGTAAGCCTCTGGAAGGAAATCCTTGAAGCAGGCAAAGATGAGGGAGTCATCCCATGCGGCCTTGGTGCCAGGGATACATTGCGTTTTGAAGCGAATCTGGCATTGTACGGCCAGGAGCTTTCATCAGAAATCAGCCCGCTTGAAGCTGGAATAGGCTTCGCTGTAAAGCTGAATAAAGAAGCAGACTTTATTGGAAAAGAAGCACTCAAGCAGCAAAAAGAAGATGGCCTGCCTAGAAAACTTGTCGGCATCGAGATGATCGACCGCGGAATCCCGCGCCATGGGTATCCTGTTTATAAAGGAGACACTCAGATTGGTGAAGTCACTACAGGCACGCAATCCCCGACCCTTAAGAAAAATATCGGGCTTGCGCTGATTGATGCAAAAGAAACTGAGTTAGGTAATGAAGTGGAAGTTGAAATCCGCGGAAAGCGCTTAAAAGCTGCCGTTTCAGCTACACCTTTTTATAAAAGAGATAAAAAGTAA
- a CDS encoding DEAD/DEAH box helicase: MTLQINFDSSWQDEMAERIENDGPWGNWELYKLAVEIEKHTIIPEFEGLQAPAHLPELTPLPHQLEVAKQVVENMNGKAILADEVGLGKTIEAGLILKEYMIRGLVKKVLILVPASLVSQWAMELNTKFHIPAIAQKKSYVWEQCDVVVSSIDTAKRAPHRDIINNLNYDLIIIDEAHKLKNNKTKNYEFVQNLKKRFCLLLTATPIQNRIEEIFNLVSLLKPGHLGSETAFFDKYKKDARSVNDDEHLKELVNKVMIRNRRSDTGIEWTKRHVETIPIQFSDQERALYDSIQSLRGSESGLSSSQFSLMTLQREACSSREAVFYTLRNMLQRQENPSVGFQNTIAQLIKRVEAVTKNSKAEKALELIQQIDDKVIIFTEYRATQLYLQWFLKQHGITSVPFRGGFKRGKKDWMRELFQKNVQVLIATEAGGEGINLQFCSHIINFDLPWNPMRLEQRIGRIHRLGQEKDVKIYNFATKDTVEEHVLKLLYEKINLFEKVIGELDDILTKLEFGNIEDHLTDIFGKSASEGEIRIKMENLTSMIQFAEEMKEGNQRAATGNP, from the coding sequence ATGACTCTGCAAATCAACTTTGATTCTTCCTGGCAGGACGAAATGGCTGAGAGAATTGAAAATGACGGACCGTGGGGAAATTGGGAGCTGTACAAGCTTGCCGTGGAGATAGAAAAACATACCATCATACCGGAATTTGAGGGTCTTCAGGCACCCGCGCATCTCCCAGAACTTACTCCTCTGCCGCATCAGCTGGAGGTAGCAAAGCAGGTTGTTGAAAACATGAACGGAAAAGCCATACTTGCCGATGAGGTGGGCTTAGGAAAAACGATCGAGGCTGGCTTGATTTTGAAAGAATACATGATTAGGGGCCTGGTCAAAAAAGTATTGATCCTTGTTCCTGCTTCCCTAGTATCACAGTGGGCCATGGAGCTTAATACAAAATTCCATATCCCCGCCATTGCCCAGAAGAAGAGTTATGTATGGGAGCAATGTGATGTTGTCGTCTCCTCAATCGACACAGCTAAACGGGCGCCCCACAGGGATATCATCAACAACTTAAATTATGACCTTATCATAATTGATGAAGCTCATAAGCTAAAAAATAACAAAACAAAAAACTATGAATTTGTCCAAAATCTCAAGAAGAGATTTTGTCTGCTGCTGACGGCCACTCCGATACAAAATCGCATTGAAGAAATTTTCAACCTTGTATCCCTTTTGAAACCAGGTCATCTTGGCTCAGAAACGGCATTTTTTGATAAATATAAAAAGGACGCCAGATCAGTAAATGATGACGAACACCTTAAAGAACTGGTCAATAAAGTAATGATTCGCAACAGGCGCTCTGATACTGGTATCGAATGGACGAAGCGCCATGTAGAAACCATTCCTATTCAGTTTTCCGATCAAGAACGGGCACTGTACGATTCGATTCAGTCATTAAGAGGTTCCGAAAGCGGTCTCAGCTCCAGTCAATTCTCTTTAATGACGCTTCAGCGGGAAGCTTGCAGCAGCAGGGAAGCAGTTTTCTACACACTCAGAAACATGCTTCAAAGACAGGAGAATCCCTCAGTCGGTTTCCAGAATACGATCGCACAGCTGATCAAACGTGTAGAGGCAGTAACAAAGAATTCCAAAGCTGAAAAAGCGCTTGAATTAATTCAGCAGATTGATGACAAGGTCATCATTTTTACCGAATACAGGGCCACCCAGCTATACCTTCAATGGTTCCTTAAGCAGCATGGCATCACTTCTGTGCCGTTCCGGGGAGGGTTCAAACGCGGCAAAAAGGACTGGATGCGGGAACTGTTCCAGAAAAATGTCCAGGTCCTGATCGCAACGGAGGCAGGAGGCGAAGGGATCAACCTGCAATTCTGCAGCCACATCATCAATTTTGACCTGCCCTGGAATCCTATGCGGCTTGAACAGAGAATCGGAAGGATTCACCGCCTCGGCCAGGAGAAAGATGTGAAAATATATAATTTCGCAACAAAAGATACAGTCGAGGAACATGTACTGAAGCTGCTATACGAAAAGATCAATCTGTTCGAGAAAGTCATCGGTGAACTGGATGATATCCTGACAAAATTGGAGTTTGGCAATATCGAGGACCATTTGACCGATATTTTTGGAAAGTCGGCATCTGAAGGCGAAATTCGGATCAAGATGGAAAACCTGACCTCGATGATCCAGTTCGCAGAGGAAATGAAGGAGGGAAATCAGCGTGCAGCAACAGGAAATCCATAA
- a CDS encoding YqhG family protein: protein MQQQEIHNFLEKYFTANNCELLENDKGYMTVQLTIDLDKELMNRPFYWHYLEKTGGVPNPMKLTLITNKQQAPEDMKGEVIHFGSPRLHQIFASTKNLAGYIRLYQNNQFPAQTPLIPWIGLNMKISYQCDRKRDVFHSIGLQLINGRMEEDFHDKLLKLPLSTKIPDYAYTLSPLIKPKSGVNRIQSFLNARVEQEDHTWAEDARKRWQKDLQLLHHFYENEEEESDSYKTEKSALQEQYEPKIKIEIVNGGLFYITENAL from the coding sequence GTGCAGCAACAGGAAATCCATAACTTTCTCGAAAAATATTTCACCGCGAATAACTGTGAATTGCTTGAAAATGACAAGGGGTATATGACAGTCCAGCTGACGATCGATCTTGACAAGGAGCTGATGAACCGTCCGTTTTACTGGCATTATCTTGAGAAGACAGGCGGCGTTCCCAATCCGATGAAGCTGACCTTGATCACCAATAAACAGCAGGCTCCGGAAGATATGAAAGGTGAGGTCATCCACTTTGGCTCACCACGCCTTCATCAAATCTTTGCATCGACTAAGAACCTGGCCGGTTATATCCGGTTATATCAAAATAATCAATTTCCTGCCCAGACACCGCTTATACCCTGGATAGGGCTGAATATGAAAATATCGTATCAATGTGACAGGAAACGCGATGTTTTCCATTCAATCGGGCTGCAGCTGATCAACGGAAGGATGGAAGAAGACTTTCATGATAAATTATTGAAGCTGCCATTGAGTACAAAAATACCAGATTACGCCTATACACTTTCTCCATTAATCAAGCCAAAAAGCGGCGTGAACAGAATCCAGTCTTTTTTGAATGCAAGGGTTGAACAAGAGGACCATACCTGGGCAGAAGATGCAAGAAAACGCTGGCAGAAGGATTTGCAATTGCTGCATCATTTCTATGAGAACGAAGAAGAAGAATCTGATAGCTATAAAACCGAAAAATCTGCACTGCAGGAGCAATATGAACCAAAAATAAAAATCGAAATCGTCAACGGCGGATTGTTTTATATAACAGAAAATGCTTTATGA
- a CDS encoding YqzE family protein encodes MKTNDYVKYLTQTVVKYIDQPKEERQRMKQEKKDAEATFMFRWFGILPFMLMSSIKKKKK; translated from the coding sequence ATGAAAACAAATGATTACGTAAAATACCTAACCCAGACCGTAGTAAAATATATTGATCAGCCCAAAGAAGAACGACAGAGAATGAAGCAGGAAAAAAAAGACGCAGAAGCCACTTTTATGTTCAGGTGGTTTGGCATTCTGCCATTCATGCTGATGTCGAGTATCAAAAAGAAAAAGAAATAA
- a CDS encoding shikimate kinase: protein MNAIYLIGFMGSGKTTVSQELANKLEVPVYDTDQEIVHKAGKTINEIFAIDGEEGFRRMETEVLYSMPEADAVVATGGGIIGSEKNRLFLKEKVNVVFLHAEVRVIMDRLKDDDTRPLLRKDNREAAEKLYNSRLPLYRETATIEVDTSGKAVSRIVDEIIQRMKK from the coding sequence ATGAATGCTATCTATCTAATTGGATTTATGGGTTCGGGAAAGACAACCGTTTCACAGGAATTGGCCAATAAACTGGAAGTACCAGTGTACGATACAGATCAGGAAATTGTCCATAAGGCCGGAAAGACAATCAATGAAATCTTTGCCATTGATGGTGAAGAGGGATTCCGCCGCATGGAGACCGAGGTATTGTATTCGATGCCGGAAGCAGATGCCGTTGTCGCTACTGGTGGTGGAATTATTGGGTCAGAAAAGAACAGGTTGTTCTTAAAGGAAAAAGTGAATGTTGTCTTCCTTCATGCTGAGGTCCGTGTCATCATGGATAGGCTCAAAGATGACGATACCAGGCCATTATTAAGGAAAGACAATAGAGAAGCTGCAGAAAAACTATACAATAGCAGGCTGCCATTATACCGAGAGACCGCTACTATCGAAGTAGACACCTCTGGGAAAGCTGTTTCAAGGATTGTCGATGAAATCATCCAGCGTATGAAAAAATAA
- the comGG gene encoding competence type IV pilus minor pilin ComGG: MLILTENYVAGKKFAKETETIRLQEYYLLCSVKQTESMRSEGSLPASGILKYRSGDVSFQTRDVSGSVEEVLFTLNLTSGEKTLGIAQYDKDTGAMVRWREKK, encoded by the coding sequence TTGCTTATATTGACTGAGAATTATGTTGCCGGAAAAAAATTCGCAAAAGAAACAGAGACGATACGGCTGCAGGAGTATTATTTGCTATGTTCGGTCAAACAGACTGAATCCATGAGGAGTGAGGGTTCCTTGCCGGCTTCAGGTATATTGAAGTATCGGTCAGGAGATGTTTCCTTTCAAACACGGGATGTATCAGGGAGTGTGGAAGAAGTCCTCTTCACCCTTAATCTCACCAGCGGGGAAAAGACTCTTGGTATAGCCCAATATGACAAGGATACCGGCGCAATGGTAAGATGGAGGGAAAAGAAGTGA
- the comGF gene encoding competence type IV pilus minor pilin ComGF: MMTKKNVLLQSERGFTMAEMLLSVMLFLMIASMLPLGMKIILEQRVADSLERKMEWEVFSSQVKREIRSAQQMTVQPDRLFMKIDEQIILYEKYNSSMRRRVDFQGHEILVQNLSSFSFGKIADGVEIKARDLKGRDYQVRVHQYYQTGGVEP, encoded by the coding sequence ATGATGACCAAAAAAAATGTGCTTCTTCAGAGTGAAAGAGGCTTCACTATGGCTGAGATGCTTTTATCAGTCATGCTATTTTTGATGATTGCCTCCATGCTGCCATTAGGTATGAAAATCATCCTTGAACAACGTGTTGCTGATTCGTTGGAGAGGAAAATGGAGTGGGAGGTCTTCAGCAGCCAGGTAAAAAGAGAAATCCGTTCAGCACAGCAAATGACTGTCCAGCCTGACAGGCTGTTTATGAAGATTGATGAACAAATTATACTTTATGAAAAGTATAATTCCAGCATGCGAAGAAGGGTGGATTTCCAGGGACATGAAATCCTGGTACAAAACCTTTCAAGCTTCAGTTTTGGCAAAATAGCTGATGGAGTAGAGATAAAGGCAAGGGATTTAAAAGGAAGGGATTATCAGGTCAGGGTCCATCAATATTATCAAACTGGGGGTGTGGAACCATAA
- the comGD gene encoding competence type IV pilus minor pilin ComGD yields MVEMLIVLSAFLMLSLTSAFLFTPQKDMLEKELFFSQLKSDLLYSQQYAMSHQETVTFHFVPENNSYHIHRMDYYAPFLAERHYSSDIKVERGTLNLMFQYKPDGNIDSFGSIYITAGSRKYKMMIQIGKGRFYVMEE; encoded by the coding sequence ATGGTCGAAATGCTGATTGTGCTTTCCGCATTCCTGATGCTCTCCCTCACATCTGCTTTCCTGTTTACACCCCAAAAAGATATGCTCGAAAAAGAGCTATTCTTTTCACAATTAAAATCCGACCTTCTGTACAGCCAGCAATATGCGATGTCCCATCAAGAGACGGTTACTTTCCATTTCGTGCCCGAGAATAATTCCTACCATATCCACAGAATGGATTATTATGCTCCATTTCTGGCCGAAAGACATTACTCTTCTGACATCAAAGTGGAAAGAGGGACGTTGAATTTAATGTTCCAATATAAGCCTGATGGGAATATCGATAGCTTTGGATCTATTTATATCACTGCAGGATCAAGGAAATATAAGATGATGATCCAGATTGGAAAGGGCAGATTTTATGTTATGGAGGAATGA
- the comGC gene encoding competence type IV pilus major pilin ComGC, which yields MKNQKGFTLIEMMIVLLVISVLLIITVPNISSHSSKINTKGCEGYIKMVEAQVQAYKIDNNVIPTFEQLQTGKYLKNTGSKCPDGTDIVITTEGAVIRKEEITATGQ from the coding sequence ATGAAAAATCAAAAGGGTTTCACTTTAATTGAAATGATGATAGTTTTGCTCGTGATCTCTGTTCTTCTGATTATTACAGTCCCGAATATATCTTCACATAGTTCGAAAATTAATACGAAGGGCTGCGAAGGTTATATAAAAATGGTCGAAGCACAAGTGCAGGCATATAAAATCGACAACAATGTAATTCCTACCTTTGAACAGCTTCAAACGGGCAAATACCTGAAAAACACAGGCTCCAAATGCCCAGACGGTACTGACATTGTGATTACTACTGAAGGTGCGGTGATTAGGAAAGAAGAGATCACTGCAACCGGCCAATGA
- the comGB gene encoding competence type IV pilus assembly protein ComGB, whose amino-acid sequence MMESKWPVAEQARFLKRTGELLSRGYSLAEAIESMTLYLEKKRKAEVKRSLEKLREGFPLYLILEELNFKRDLVSYVYFAEQHGGLARTLTEGSDMVIKRDADYQRLKRLAGYPVLLLMLTFSLFFFVNRILLPKFNSLFLDMNLAPNIFMQTIGAAASILPYLLYGLLGTITLLVLYYFISFKNIHPLKQITMLVKLPIAGKFVRLLYSHYFSVQLSYLFSGGLSVLAALKVFEQNLHEPFSRELGKDMILKLAAGQDFDKAAGEYQFFEAELPRIIRHGQKNGKLDQELYFYSRHCLNELEEKMESAMKTVQPILYSFIGMLVVSLYLAILLPMFQMMKGI is encoded by the coding sequence ATGATGGAGAGTAAATGGCCTGTCGCCGAACAGGCCAGGTTCCTCAAAAGGACGGGAGAATTGCTGTCGCGCGGTTATTCTCTCGCAGAAGCGATTGAATCGATGACTCTTTATTTGGAAAAGAAAAGAAAAGCGGAGGTTAAAAGAAGCCTTGAAAAGCTGCGTGAAGGATTTCCTCTTTATCTGATTCTTGAAGAATTGAATTTTAAAAGGGACCTAGTCAGCTATGTATACTTTGCCGAGCAGCATGGCGGGCTGGCCCGCACCCTGACTGAGGGCAGTGACATGGTCATAAAGAGGGACGCTGACTACCAGAGGTTAAAAAGACTTGCTGGGTATCCAGTGTTGCTCTTGATGCTTACATTCAGTTTATTCTTTTTTGTCAACAGGATTTTGCTTCCGAAATTCAACTCCCTATTTTTAGACATGAATCTGGCTCCAAATATATTCATGCAAACCATCGGGGCGGCAGCCTCTATTCTTCCATACTTGCTATATGGCCTTCTTGGTACCATTACACTTCTCGTTTTATACTACTTCATCAGCTTTAAGAACATCCATCCTCTAAAACAAATAACGATGCTTGTGAAGCTTCCGATTGCCGGCAAATTTGTCAGGCTTCTTTACTCGCACTATTTCTCAGTACAGTTGAGTTATTTGTTTTCTGGAGGCCTTTCCGTTCTAGCTGCATTGAAGGTGTTTGAACAAAACCTTCATGAACCTTTTTCAAGGGAATTGGGGAAGGATATGATTTTAAAATTGGCTGCAGGCCAGGATTTTGACAAGGCAGCTGGAGAGTATCAGTTTTTTGAAGCAGAGCTGCCGAGAATCATCAGGCATGGACAGAAGAACGGTAAGCTGGATCAGGAACTTTATTTTTACAGCAGGCATTGCCTGAATGAACTCGAAGAAAAAATGGAAAGTGCAATGAAAACAGTGCAGCCGATTTTGTACAGCTTCATTGGCATGCTTGTCGTTTCACTGTACCTAGCCATATTGCTGCCGATGTTTCAGATGATGAAAGGCATATAA
- the comGA gene encoding competence type IV pilus ATPase ComGA translates to MIIVKSIEQLAENVLKDALRSGASDIHIIPREKDTLIKFRLGNQLLPRYTLEQADCERLISHFKFTASMDIGEKRRPQSGAFTYRYQEMKIGLRISTLPAYQSESMVIRLLPEQNQSPSFQISLFPSTSKKLISLLKHAHGLIIFTGPTGSGKTTTLYSMLSETSGLVNRNVITLEDPIEKPSDTVLQVQVNERAGISYSAGLKAILRHDPDIIMVGEIRDKETAETAIRASLTGHLVLTTMHTRDARGAIYRLIEFGINWLEIEQTLIAVTAQRLVELTCPYCEGTCSPFCYSSGSGKRGNIFEILTGKDLSAVLKEAKGERQNYRYKTLKDAIRKGIALGYIKESEYQRWVLNDGE, encoded by the coding sequence ATGATTATTGTCAAATCAATTGAACAGCTAGCGGAAAATGTCTTGAAAGATGCTTTACGAAGTGGCGCGTCGGATATCCATATCATTCCTCGCGAGAAAGACACACTGATTAAATTCAGGCTAGGCAATCAGCTTCTCCCCCGGTATACGCTTGAACAGGCTGATTGTGAGCGGCTCATTTCCCACTTTAAATTCACAGCTTCGATGGATATTGGTGAAAAAAGACGGCCTCAAAGCGGTGCTTTTACCTATCGATACCAAGAAATGAAGATTGGCTTAAGGATCTCCACGCTTCCAGCCTACCAGAGCGAAAGCATGGTCATTCGACTCCTTCCCGAACAAAATCAATCTCCTTCTTTCCAAATTTCATTATTTCCATCCACATCAAAAAAACTGATTTCCCTTTTAAAACACGCACATGGTTTGATCATTTTTACTGGACCGACGGGCAGCGGCAAGACGACTACCCTTTATTCCATGCTTTCTGAAACCTCGGGTTTAGTCAATCGCAATGTCATCACCCTTGAAGATCCGATTGAAAAACCGAGCGACACAGTACTGCAGGTCCAAGTCAATGAACGGGCTGGAATTTCATATTCCGCTGGCTTAAAGGCCATTTTACGGCATGATCCGGATATTATCATGGTTGGGGAAATTCGGGATAAAGAAACTGCTGAAACGGCGATAAGAGCTTCGCTGACAGGACATCTCGTCCTGACGACGATGCATACAAGGGATGCAAGAGGAGCGATTTACAGGCTGATTGAATTCGGGATTAATTGGCTTGAGATTGAACAGACATTGATTGCAGTAACAGCTCAAAGGCTCGTTGAACTTACATGTCCATATTGTGAAGGGACTTGCTCGCCATTTTGCTATTCATCAGGCAGCGGCAAAAGAGGAAATATCTTCGAAATCCTTACGGGGAAGGATTTATCCGCTGTTCTGAAGGAAGCAAAGGGAGAGCGGCAAAACTATCGATACAAGACGCTCAAAGATGCAATCCGGAAAGGAATCGCACTGGGGTACATCAAGGAGTCAGAGTACCAGAGGTGGGTTCTCAATGATGGAGAGTAA
- a CDS encoding Spx/MgsR family RNA polymerase-binding regulatory protein, with amino-acid sequence MEELTFYSYPSCTSCRKTKKWLISNSVKFNERHMFKDTPSKKELLQILALTTEGLDELLATRGETYKNLGMDMEDLPLSEVIKLVIEEPKLLRRPILTDGKKLIVGFNPDALKKIAK; translated from the coding sequence ATGGAAGAGCTGACGTTTTATTCATATCCGAGCTGCACATCATGCCGCAAAACGAAGAAATGGCTGATCTCAAACAGCGTGAAATTTAATGAACGTCATATGTTCAAAGATACTCCATCAAAAAAAGAATTACTGCAAATTTTGGCACTGACGACAGAAGGCTTGGATGAACTGCTTGCCACAAGAGGAGAAACCTATAAAAATCTGGGGATGGATATGGAAGACCTGCCACTTTCAGAGGTAATCAAGCTTGTCATTGAGGAGCCGAAGCTGCTGAGACGGCCGATTTTGACAGATGGAAAAAAGCTTATAGTTGGCTTCAATCCGGATGCTTTGAAAAAAATAGCCAAATAA
- a CDS encoding helix-turn-helix transcriptional regulator, whose product MEQTLKITSVLSDPTRYYIYQYITKRHKDVTVQEIADNFDIHPNVARLHLSKLEDVNMLISETKKTGKGGRPSRLYRLSDEVIQLHFPFRDYQLLSKIAMTTMMSLGEAGKKALYMTGKRFGEELMDQEISRHPQMSAEMTFEHKLNSIKNAATLAGFYPEFEPNSEKTRIYFQIFNCPFKEVAMEHTETVCNMHYEFLRGMFESLFGEIELIEKENMFTGCDSCSYQAVIAQ is encoded by the coding sequence GTGGAGCAAACATTAAAAATTACAAGTGTATTGTCTGACCCAACGCGTTATTATATTTATCAATACATCACAAAAAGGCATAAGGATGTTACTGTACAGGAAATCGCCGATAATTTTGATATCCATCCCAATGTAGCAAGGCTGCATTTATCAAAACTTGAAGATGTGAACATGCTGATATCCGAAACGAAAAAAACTGGCAAGGGCGGCCGCCCAAGCAGACTGTACCGCCTTTCAGATGAAGTGATCCAGCTGCACTTCCCATTCCGTGATTATCAGCTATTGTCTAAAATCGCAATGACAACAATGATGTCGCTAGGAGAAGCTGGAAAAAAGGCCTTGTACATGACAGGGAAACGCTTTGGTGAAGAACTGATGGACCAAGAAATATCCCGCCATCCACAAATGTCTGCTGAAATGACGTTTGAACATAAATTGAATTCAATCAAGAATGCTGCGACTCTTGCTGGTTTTTACCCAGAATTCGAACCTAACAGCGAAAAGACCAGGATTTACTTCCAGATCTTCAATTGTCCTTTTAAGGAAGTAGCAATGGAGCATACAGAAACAGTCTGCAATATGCACTATGAATTCTTGCGCGGGATGTTCGAATCCCTCTTTGGTGAAATCGAGCTGATCGAAAAAGAGAATATGTTCACGGGCTGTGACTCTTGTTCATATCAAGCTGTTATTGCACAATAA
- a CDS encoding DUF2626 domain-containing protein produces MDRMYRVLGFWTGIFAVMFFLGDMYTTSLIFFGQTGFFLLLSYLKLSERMYIYVFGAYLTIFFAGFTYWSTFMMPLGGTGH; encoded by the coding sequence TTGGATCGTATGTACAGAGTTTTAGGATTCTGGACGGGAATCTTTGCTGTCATGTTTTTCTTGGGTGACATGTATACGACGTCCTTGATTTTCTTTGGTCAAACTGGATTTTTCTTGCTATTAAGTTACTTGAAACTGTCTGAGCGTATGTACATTTACGTCTTCGGCGCATACTTAACGATTTTCTTTGCTGGATTTACTTACTGGTCAACATTTATGATGCCATTAGGTGGAACTGGACATTGA
- a CDS encoding class I SAM-dependent methyltransferase, which produces MKEIIKEFIEASPEKMISYAQYMELALYHPEEGYYIKERQKIGKQGDFYTSSNVADVFGKLIGKWFAKNSGTLGLPSSVCEIGAGNGRFARAFIQGWNALNDKRLSYWIVEASPYHRKLQAAKLDGLENVDVLHAESYEGTGMEQGLIFSNELFDAFPVHVVEKSQGVVKEVFVGHDNGQLKEIMIPVMDDRITAFLNDQEIVLAEGQRMEIPLMYEPFMKSIAEHLSKGIMVTVDYGYTKEEWMHPSRRRGSLRGYYQHQMIHDVLQHPGEMDLTSHVHFDELKSTGEKYGLNFVRKMRQDEFLMAAGILDELAEHHDHNPFSEASKRNRAIRSLILPGGISQSFDVLIQAKGMGSLDEKLF; this is translated from the coding sequence ATGAAAGAAATAATCAAAGAGTTTATTGAAGCCTCCCCGGAAAAAATGATCTCTTATGCACAGTATATGGAGCTTGCCCTTTATCATCCGGAGGAAGGATATTACATAAAAGAACGCCAGAAAATCGGCAAACAGGGTGACTTTTATACATCAAGCAATGTAGCCGATGTATTTGGCAAGTTGATCGGGAAATGGTTTGCGAAAAATTCTGGAACCCTTGGCTTGCCGTCGTCTGTTTGTGAAATAGGAGCGGGGAATGGGCGTTTTGCACGGGCATTTATACAAGGTTGGAATGCATTGAATGATAAACGCCTTAGCTATTGGATTGTGGAAGCAAGTCCATATCATCGAAAGCTTCAAGCAGCAAAGTTGGATGGCTTGGAAAATGTGGACGTCCTTCATGCTGAATCATATGAAGGAACAGGGATGGAACAAGGGCTGATTTTCTCTAATGAATTATTTGATGCTTTTCCTGTTCATGTTGTCGAAAAAAGCCAGGGTGTTGTAAAAGAAGTTTTTGTTGGCCATGATAATGGTCAATTAAAAGAGATCATGATTCCCGTGATGGATGATCGAATTACCGCTTTCTTAAATGACCAGGAGATTGTTTTGGCTGAAGGGCAAAGGATGGAGATACCGCTTATGTATGAACCATTCATGAAATCAATCGCAGAGCACCTCTCGAAGGGAATCATGGTGACTGTGGATTACGGTTATACGAAGGAGGAGTGGATGCACCCATCTCGCAGGCGCGGCAGCTTGAGGGGATATTACCAGCACCAAATGATTCATGATGTTTTGCAGCATCCAGGGGAGATGGATTTGACAAGTCATGTGCATTTTGATGAGCTTAAATCCACTGGTGAAAAATACGGCCTGAACTTCGTGCGAAAGATGAGACAGGATGAGTTCCTGATGGCTGCAGGGATATTGGATGAGCTGGCGGAACACCACGATCATAATCCGTTTTCGGAAGCTAGCAAACGCAACCGCGCAATCCGGAGCCTGATCCTGCCAGGCGGAATCAGCCAGTCGTTCGATGTGCTCATCCAGGCAAAGGGAATGGGCAGCCTGGATGAAAAACTATTTTAA